Proteins encoded by one window of Mercenaria mercenaria strain notata chromosome 4, MADL_Memer_1, whole genome shotgun sequence:
- the LOC128556280 gene encoding uncharacterized protein LOC128556280 has translation MNYFAVVFIHILIQAAAADDSKCIARHGKCQEDSNHCAGSYVSNMCSGHASRRCCLPRSNVDCPGGTRYSATGTGYYPSSSAIEGGFVDMRDQPLGTLQDYLAGRSSIVTVAMDNHAGIAYDTPVCIPEMNHRYGRFIDFRVRDTGSAFYHKGHSRIDICVRTESDSFDNTINGPLTLVFY, from the exons atgaattatttcgccgttgtctttattcatattttgataCAGGCCGCAG CTGCGGATGACTCGAAATGCATAGCTCGCCATGGAAAGTGTCAGGAAGACAGCAACCATTGTGCCGGAAGTTACGTTAGTAACATGTGTTCTGGGCATGCATCTAGAAGATGTTGCTTACCAAGAA GTAATGTAGACTGTCCCGGTGGTACTCGTTATTCTGCCACGGGTACCGGGTATTATCCAAGCAGCAGTGCTATAGAAGGCGGATTTGTTGATATGCGGGACCAGCCACTGGGAACTCTGCAA GATTATCTTGCTGGGAGGTCAAGTATTGTAACTGTTGCAATGGACAACCATGCCGGTATCGCCTACGACACTCCAGTGTGCATACCAGAGATGAATCATCGTTATGGAAGGTTCATTGATTTCAGG GTTAGAGACACCGGAAGTGCATTTTATCACAAGGGCCATTCCAGAATTGATATATGTGTTCGAACAGAATCTGACTCCTTCGATAACACCATCAACGGACCACTGACGTTGGTTTTCTACTGA